From Paenibacillus physcomitrellae, the proteins below share one genomic window:
- a CDS encoding polymer-forming cytoskeletal protein yields the protein MKVIKGLVVMGIAAAVLAGCGSNNNNAANTPASTAAEQTDAVTTASIVNQADPFISAVSDKGNWIVAILNDLTVDKEVTVSGEFHDKGAAENAIYRKLALYSQDENHNITASYTLTVPKMTVQSENFKIQGGTLKGDVYVEANGFSLDKTATIDGNLYFKSADLQSTAVIDGKVTGATEVKE from the coding sequence ATGAAAGTAATTAAAGGTTTGGTAGTTATGGGAATTGCGGCCGCAGTGCTGGCGGGATGCGGTTCAAACAACAACAATGCGGCAAACACTCCGGCAAGCACGGCAGCAGAGCAAACGGACGCTGTCACCACCGCTTCCATCGTCAATCAGGCCGATCCGTTTATTTCCGCAGTGAGTGATAAAGGTAACTGGATTGTAGCGATTCTGAATGACCTTACCGTAGATAAGGAAGTGACGGTATCCGGCGAATTCCATGATAAAGGCGCTGCTGAGAATGCCATTTACCGCAAATTGGCGCTTTATTCCCAGGATGAGAATCATAACATTACGGCTTCTTATACGCTGACTGTACCAAAAATGACTGTGCAAAGCGAAAACTTCAAAATTCAGGGCGGTACGTTGAAAGGTGATGTCTATGTAGAAGCTAACGGTTTCTCACTGGACAAAACGGCAACCATTGACGGAAACCTCTACTTCAAGAGCGCAGATCTGCAAAGCACAGCCGTGATTGACGGTAAAGTGACCGGTGCAACTGAAGTGAAAGAATAA
- a CDS encoding AraC family transcriptional regulator, with protein sequence MNINNLYFHIHYCNFRQSEKDQLKSVKISRTLAHHELVLISEAKGFFIVDKKEYELKDGMLLYIAPNVAHTLETGPDSPVRLMTVHFSFTRVNFSEEGWELQEESRVLPFQPVQQIKDFYQIEDAFKKLCESWYGKLPGYEFTSRTLLQQLFITLYQGIKKDQLNQQNYSASLKVEKIIAYMHEHLTGKITLAELSELVQLSPAYLSRTFKEMTGYSLIEFFNKLKMDKAKEMLIEGSPKIKEVAGALGYSDEFYFSRLFKKSEGLSPSEFYSKNVHGV encoded by the coding sequence ATGAATATCAATAACCTGTATTTTCATATTCATTATTGCAATTTCCGGCAGTCGGAGAAAGATCAGCTGAAATCGGTGAAGATCAGCCGGACCTTGGCGCATCACGAGCTGGTGTTGATCAGCGAAGCTAAAGGTTTTTTTATCGTGGATAAGAAGGAATACGAACTCAAGGACGGGATGCTGCTGTATATCGCCCCTAATGTGGCCCATACGCTTGAAACCGGCCCTGACAGCCCTGTACGGTTAATGACCGTTCATTTCAGTTTTACAAGGGTGAACTTCAGCGAAGAAGGCTGGGAGCTTCAGGAGGAGAGCCGGGTTTTACCGTTTCAGCCGGTGCAGCAGATTAAGGACTTTTATCAGATCGAGGATGCGTTCAAGAAGCTTTGCGAAAGCTGGTACGGCAAACTGCCCGGTTACGAGTTCACGTCACGGACGCTGCTTCAGCAGCTGTTCATCACCCTTTATCAGGGGATCAAAAAAGATCAGCTGAACCAGCAAAATTATTCGGCTTCATTAAAGGTGGAGAAAATCATCGCCTACATGCATGAGCATTTAACCGGCAAAATAACGCTCGCCGAGCTGTCTGAACTGGTTCAGCTGTCGCCAGCTTATTTGTCCAGAACGTTTAAGGAAATGACCGGTTATTCGCTGATCGAGTTCTTTAACAAGCTGAAGATGGACAAAGCCAAGGAGATGCTAATCGAGGGCAGTCCCAAGATCAAAGAGGTGGCGGGAGCACTGGGTTATAGCGACGAATTCTATTTCAGCAGGCTGTTCAAGAAAAGCGAGGGGCTCAGTCCTTCGGAATTTTACAGCAAAAATGTCCATGGAGTTTAA
- a CDS encoding isochorismatase family protein, which produces MTQSNINSNQQLDPQTTALVVIDLQKGVAIPGRQTAPYPVDQLVEQTTKMAEAFSEKGAFVVLVRVTSLDGKDMLHPATDHEPHSMQLPEGWDEIVPELADIPNAHVVSKRQWGAFYGTDLDLQLRRRGIRTIVLCGLSTSIGVDTTAREAFQHGYDQIFVEDAMTATAQEEHDYVVKTVFPRLGKIRTAEQVIAALG; this is translated from the coding sequence TTGACTCAATCCAATATTAATTCTAATCAACAGCTGGACCCGCAAACAACGGCGCTGGTCGTGATCGATCTGCAGAAAGGTGTAGCCATCCCGGGCCGTCAGACAGCGCCTTATCCGGTGGATCAATTAGTCGAACAGACAACGAAGATGGCGGAGGCTTTTTCCGAGAAAGGCGCTTTTGTCGTGCTCGTAAGAGTCACCAGCCTGGACGGCAAAGACATGCTTCATCCGGCAACTGATCATGAGCCGCATTCCATGCAGCTGCCTGAAGGCTGGGATGAAATTGTGCCTGAACTGGCTGACATTCCAAATGCCCATGTTGTGTCCAAACGGCAGTGGGGCGCTTTCTATGGCACTGATCTGGATCTTCAGCTGCGCCGCCGCGGTATTAGGACGATTGTGCTGTGCGGACTTTCCACTTCCATCGGCGTAGACACGACCGCGAGAGAGGCGTTCCAGCATGGGTATGATCAGATTTTTGTCGAGGATGCCATGACGGCCACAGCTCAAGAGGAGCATGATTACGTGGTCAAAACGGTTTTCCCGAGATTAGGCAAAATCCGGACGGCAGAACAAGTAATAGCCGCGCTTGGCTAA
- a CDS encoding multidrug efflux MFS transporter, whose amino-acid sequence MPVWKRNLFICWFGMFVTGIGMSQIAPILPLYIKQLGVQDSSAITQFTGLAFGITFIVSAIFSPIWGIAADKFGRKPMLLRASLGMAIVVGCMGFAHNVYELIGLRLLQGIITGYSTACTTLIATQTDKEHSGWALGTLSTANISGSLLGPTIGGFIAEHFGLQNSFFVTGGLMLVAFVTTLLFVQESFTRQHKHAPRMKEVWGSVPQKELTITLFITGFVLTIAMYSIEPILTVYVTQLSGNATHAALIAGITFSASGLANIIAAPRLGKLSDRTGAHKIILVSLIVSGIIFIPQAFVSNPWELAGLRFMLGLAAAGLSPSVNTLLKKITPDTLTGRVFGFNQAATYLGAFAGSVFGGQVAGWFGFRSVFFITSALLLLNALWVYLKVFQKLNKNRQANHG is encoded by the coding sequence ATGCCTGTTTGGAAAAGAAATTTGTTTATATGCTGGTTCGGCATGTTCGTCACCGGAATAGGGATGAGCCAGATTGCACCGATTCTGCCGCTCTATATTAAACAGCTGGGCGTGCAGGATTCGAGCGCCATTACCCAATTTACGGGTTTGGCTTTCGGAATTACTTTTATTGTTTCGGCGATTTTTTCCCCGATTTGGGGCATTGCCGCTGATAAATTCGGACGCAAACCGATGCTGCTCCGTGCGAGCCTGGGGATGGCCATCGTCGTTGGCTGCATGGGATTTGCACATAACGTATACGAATTGATTGGACTTCGTTTGCTGCAGGGCATCATTACGGGATACAGCACGGCGTGTACTACGCTGATTGCAACTCAAACGGATAAAGAACACTCCGGCTGGGCGCTCGGCACGCTCTCTACTGCCAATATTTCCGGTTCTTTATTGGGACCGACCATAGGCGGGTTTATTGCGGAGCATTTTGGTCTGCAAAATTCATTCTTCGTTACGGGCGGATTAATGCTGGTCGCCTTTGTTACCACCTTGTTATTTGTACAGGAATCTTTTACAAGACAGCATAAACATGCTCCGCGGATGAAAGAGGTCTGGGGCAGCGTACCTCAAAAAGAATTGACGATAACGCTGTTCATCACCGGTTTCGTATTAACGATTGCGATGTATTCGATCGAACCGATCCTAACCGTATACGTCACCCAGCTGTCCGGAAATGCGACACATGCGGCTTTAATTGCTGGTATTACGTTCTCGGCGTCTGGACTTGCGAATATTATAGCGGCGCCCCGGCTTGGGAAGCTGTCTGACCGGACAGGAGCCCATAAAATCATCCTGGTATCACTGATCGTATCGGGAATTATCTTCATCCCCCAAGCCTTTGTCAGCAATCCGTGGGAACTGGCGGGTCTGCGGTTCATGCTTGGGCTTGCCGCAGCTGGTCTGAGCCCTTCTGTAAATACGCTGCTTAAAAAAATCACGCCGGACACCCTGACCGGCCGGGTCTTCGGCTTCAACCAGGCGGCAACGTATTTAGGCGCCTTTGCCGGTTCGGTATTCGGCGGCCAGGTAGCCGGCTGGTTCGGCTTCCGGTCGGTCTTTTTCATCACCAGTGCGCTATTATTATTAAATGCCTTATGGGTTTATCTGAAAGTATTTCAAAAGCTGAATAAGAACCGCCAGGCCAATCATGGCTAA